The proteins below are encoded in one region of Salmo salar chromosome ssa02, Ssal_v3.1, whole genome shotgun sequence:
- the LOC106578478 gene encoding taste receptor type 1 member 1, whose amino-acid sequence MLFLVVMVSFHLMKQSDTCSSLPQLSLDGDYILGGLFQLHEKYGVTGTVTDTENRKPEVLQCHRFTFSSASYQQIQVMRFAIEEINNSTLLLPGVSLGYEIFDYCSDLLSYGAALDFLTQKGRGAIPVWNGTNYRPKVISVTGPFGSSQTISVAPLYMSEMIPMVTHGASSVQLSYKNRFPSFFRTIPSDKYQVAAIVRILRQFNWNWVAFIGGDNDYSRDALTVFQDEIRPANICLAYQDTIPQNQSLIGRLFNNIAMFNIQVIVVFANVEFVIPFIQKAIDLRVKEKIWIASETWSMNQELIKKSQIKRIGTVLGITVQRHKDLRGFDEFINNTVKSRHENACTDMDLKERCGQICSDCNSTSAQTIIGEDPTYSFVIYSAVYAVAHALHNALRCGTWNCADSEIIAYPYMVTEALKQVKFKLDNQSIEFDENGDPPAHYDIVHWDCKNKTCSNVDIGSYLTNPTPSFHINETLIHWFAGTKVSTKFFKSMQVYITHHQNTAWYSN is encoded by the exons ATGTTGTTTCTTGTGGTGATGGTGTCATTTCACCTGATGAAACAAAGTGACACATGCTCCTCTTTACCACAACTCAGCCTGGATGGAGACTACATTCTGGGAGGACTATTCCAGCTGCATGAGAAGTATGGAGTGACTGGTACAGTGACTGACACTGAAAACAGAAAACCTGAGGTGCTTCAATGTCACAG GTTTACGTTTTCCTCAGCAAGCTACCAGCAGATTCAAGTCATGAGGTTTGCTATTGAAGAGATCAACAACTCCACATTGCTGTTGCCTGGCGTCAGCCTGGGCTATGAGATTTTTGACTACTGCTCTGACTTGCTCAGTTATGGGGCTGCTCTGGACTTTCTGACCCAAAAGGGAAGAGGAGCCATCCCTGTGTGGAACGGTACAAACTACAGACCTAAAGTCATCTCAGTCACTGGCCCGTTTGGAAGCAGCCAAACCATCAGTGTCGCCCCTCTGTACATGTCTGAGATGATTCCAATG GTGACTCATGGGGCATCAAGtgtccaactgagctacaaaaacAGATTTCCCTCCTTTTTCCGAACCATTCCCAGCGACAAATATCAGGTGGCGGCTATAGTCCGTATACTCCGACAGTTTAACTGGAACTGGGTGGCTTTCATCGGTGGTGACAATGACTACAGCAGAGATGCCTTGACAGTTTTTCAGGATGAGATTAGACCAGCTAACATCTGTTTGGCGTACCAAGACACCATTCCCCAAAACCAATCCTTAATAGGGCGTCTATTCAACAACATAGCCATGTTCAATATCCAGGTTATTGTAGTCTTTGCCAATGTGGAGTTTGTCATTCCTTTCATCCAAAAGGCCATAGATCTCAGAGTGAAGGAGAAGATATGGATCGCTAGTGAGACATGGTCCATGAATCAAGAGTTGATCAAGAAGAGTCAGATTAAGAGGATAGGGACGGTCTTAGGTATCACTGTACAGAGGCACAAGGACCTGAGAGGATTTGATGAGTTCATTAACAACACAGTAAAATCCAGACATGAGAATGCATGCACTGACATGGACTTAAAAGAAAGATGTGGTCAGATTTGCTCTGACTGCAACTCCACCAGTGCCCAGACAATTATTGGAGAGGACCCAACATACAGCTTTGTCATCTACTCTGCAGTGTATGCTGTGGCTCATGCACTCCACAATGCTTTGCGGTGTGGGACATGGAACTGTGCCGACTCAGAAATCATTGCTTATCCTTACATG GTCACGGAGGCACTAAAACAGGTCAAATTCAAATTGGACAATCAAAGTATAGAGTTTGATGAGAACGGGGACCCACCGGCTCATTACGACATTGTACACTGGGACTGCAAAAATAAAACATGTTCTAATGTGGATATTGGCTCATACCTTACCAACCCCACACCAAGCTTCCATATTAATGAAACTCTCATACATTGGTTTGCGGGCACAAAAGTTAGTACTAAATTCTTCAAAAGCATGCAAGTATACATTACACACCATCAAAACACTGCGTGGTATTCAAATTAG
- the LOC123733900 gene encoding taste receptor type 1 member 1-like produces the protein MESTSTTQTFSSLPLPTADPYSCIACQKDEWARNGSTSCTKRSIEYLHSDAPLAIFLMFQAISIILISMAILVLFLCKLDTPVVKSAGGRLCFFMLCCLSMSSSSVFLYIGKPTEAICTLRNSVFIVFYVACLSCLAVRSFQIVCIFKMAAKLPKAYDFWVKHGGQWITIITTTVIMLFLCILWIAIEGPRPNQLTLYSEVILDCTYGVIPIFYVIVLFAALLGIACFSFAYMGTDLPKNYNEGKSITFSLLIFFISWVISLTVHLSTKGKHTLSVNPFSVLCSLYGILFGYFFPKCYIIIIRPERNTAAYFQTAIQSYTLQPR, from the exons ATGGAAAGTACATCAACCACACAG ACgttctcttcccttcctctcccaacAGCCGATCCCTACAGCTGCATAGCATGCCAAAAGGATGAGTGGGCCAGGAATGGCAGTACCTCATGCACTAAGCGCTCTATAGAGTATCTGCATTCTGATGCTCCGTTGGCCATTTTTCTGATGTTCCAGGCCATTTCCATCATCCTCATCTCAATGGCCATCTTGGTTCTGTTCCTTTGTAAGTTAGACACCCCTGTGGTAAAATCAGCCGGTGGGAGGCTCTGCTtcttcatgttgtgttgcttGTCCATGTCCTCCTCCAGCGTCTTCCTCTACATCGGCAAACCCACAGAGGCCATCTGCACCTTACGCAATTCTGTGTTTATAGTCTTCTATGTGGCCTGCCTGTCCTGTCTTGCTGTTCGCTCCTTCCAGATTGTCTGTATCTTCAAAATGGCCGCCAAACTGCCCAAAGCGTATGATTTCTGGGTCAAGCACGGTGGTCAGTGGATCACTATTATCACAACCACTGTCATAATGCTGTTTCTGTGCATTTTGTGGATAGCCATTGAAGGACCCAGGCCCAATCAGCTAACATTGTATAGCGAGGTAATTTTGGATTGCACATATGGAGTCATCCCCATCTTTTATGTGATAGTACTGTTTGCCGCTTTGCTGGGTATTGCATGCTTTAGTTTTGCCTACATGGGAACTGACCTGCCCAAAAACTACAACGAGGGTAAATCTATCACTTTCAGCTTGCTGATCTTCTTCATCTCTTGGGTCATCTCTCTGACAGTGCACCTGTCTACCAAAGGAAAGCACACACTCTCCGTCAATCCTTTCTCTGTGCTGTGCAGTCTGTATGGTATACTCTTTGGTTACTTCTTCCCTAAATGCTATATCATTATCATTAGACCTGAACGTAATACAGCAGCCTATTTTCAAACTGCAATCCAGAGTTACACACTTCAACCTAGATAA